One region of Bosea sp. 29B genomic DNA includes:
- a CDS encoding DUF5320 domain-containing protein, translating into MKPSLKTLLSGCGAVALAALCSGAAMAQYYSDDGYGRRRGYDRGYDNSYDQGRRDRGYGRDDRGHGRDDRRYGQDGGGYRRGPNPNNPLAGMSIDDQKRAIKNHRDAQKKAIKRGYVIP; encoded by the coding sequence ATGAAACCCTCGCTCAAGACACTGCTGTCCGGCTGCGGCGCGGTCGCCCTGGCGGCGCTCTGCTCCGGCGCGGCAATGGCCCAGTACTATTCCGATGACGGCTACGGCCGTCGCCGCGGCTATGACCGGGGCTATGACAATAGTTACGATCAGGGCCGCCGCGACAGGGGCTATGGTCGCGACGATCGCGGCCATGGGCGCGACGACCGGCGCTATGGCCAGGACGGCGGTGGCTATCGGCGCGGCCCCAATCCCAACAATCCGCTCGCCGGCATGAGCATCGACGACCAGAAGCGGGCGATCAAGAACCATCGCGACGCGCAGAAGAAGGCTATCAAGCGCGGCTACGTCATTCCGTAG
- the ruvX gene encoding Holliday junction resolvase RuvX, which translates to MSNLVALDHFLALPEHARLLGLDLGTKTIGLALSDVERRIATPLETIQRIKFRQDAVALLKVADKHAIAGLVIGLPLNMDGTEGPRVQSTRAFVRNLAPLTALPIVFWDERMSTLAVTRTLLDADASRARRAAVVDKMAAAYILQGALDRLGRLTADAGEPEEDDYGMT; encoded by the coding sequence ATGAGCAATCTCGTCGCCCTGGACCACTTCCTCGCTCTGCCCGAGCACGCACGCCTGCTCGGGCTGGACCTAGGCACCAAGACGATCGGGCTTGCCCTGTCGGATGTCGAACGCCGGATCGCGACGCCGCTGGAGACGATCCAGCGCATCAAGTTCCGCCAGGATGCCGTGGCTTTGCTGAAAGTCGCGGACAAGCATGCGATCGCCGGGCTGGTGATCGGCCTGCCGCTCAACATGGACGGAACGGAAGGCCCGCGGGTCCAGTCGACCCGCGCCTTCGTGCGCAATCTCGCGCCGCTGACGGCGCTGCCGATCGTGTTCTGGGACGAGCGGATGTCGACGCTCGCGGTCACCCGCACGCTACTCGACGCCGACGCCTCACGCGCCCGGCGCGCGGCTGTCGTCGACAAGATGGCAGCCGCCTACATCCTGCAAGGCGCACTCGACCGGCTCGGCCGCCTCACGGCCGATGCGGGCGAGCCGGAGGAGGACGACTACGGAATGACGTAG
- a CDS encoding tripartite tricarboxylate transporter substrate-binding protein — translation MTRRGALVGLALLGLGAPALAQGFPTKPITLIVPFAAGGPSDVIARLLGEHMGRTLGQQVIVENIAGAGGTAGAKRLVAAEPDGHTLLIHHLALAAAPALYSNLGYDTQTAFASVGLVNTGPMVIAGKLALPPVDGKAFFPYAKQQAEKLTVAHAGVGSNAHLCAVLISQALGVKLAQVAYRGTGPAMNDLVGGQVDVLCDQSTTAVPQIQSDKIRAYAVTSPERLGVLPKVPTSREAGTEIDMTIWHGLYAPKGTPTAALDKLNGALQAALKDPAVLERFKSVGTSAFPTAEWTREAHAKRFAAEVAKWGTALKAAGLTPQNAN, via the coding sequence ATGACGCGCCGCGGCGCCCTCGTTGGGCTGGCCCTGCTGGGCCTGGGCGCACCTGCCCTGGCTCAAGGCTTCCCGACCAAACCCATCACCCTGATCGTGCCCTTTGCCGCCGGTGGCCCCAGCGACGTGATAGCCCGCCTGCTCGGCGAGCATATGGGCCGCACGCTCGGCCAGCAGGTCATCGTCGAGAACATCGCTGGCGCAGGCGGCACGGCCGGCGCCAAGCGCCTCGTCGCGGCCGAGCCGGACGGGCACACCCTGCTGATCCACCACCTCGCGCTCGCGGCAGCGCCGGCGCTCTACAGCAATCTCGGCTACGACACGCAGACCGCCTTCGCATCGGTCGGGCTCGTGAACACCGGGCCGATGGTCATCGCGGGCAAGCTCGCGCTGCCCCCGGTCGACGGAAAGGCCTTCTTCCCCTACGCCAAACAGCAGGCCGAGAAGCTCACCGTCGCGCATGCCGGCGTCGGCTCGAACGCGCATCTGTGCGCGGTGCTGATCTCGCAGGCTCTGGGCGTCAAGCTCGCCCAGGTCGCCTATCGCGGCACCGGGCCGGCGATGAACGACCTCGTCGGTGGCCAGGTCGACGTGCTCTGCGACCAGTCGACCACGGCGGTGCCGCAAATCCAGTCCGACAAGATCCGCGCCTATGCGGTGACCTCGCCGGAGCGGCTCGGCGTGCTGCCGAAGGTCCCGACCTCGCGTGAGGCCGGCACCGAGATCGACATGACGATCTGGCACGGGCTCTACGCCCCGAAGGGCACGCCGACCGCGGCACTCGACAAGCTCAACGGCGCTCTGCAGGCCGCGCTGAAGGATCCGGCCGTGCTCGAGCGCTTCAAGTCGGTCGGCACCAGCGCCTTCCCGACGGCTGAATGGACGCGCGAGGCCCATGCCAAGCGCTTCGCCGCCGAGGTCGCCAAATGGGGAACGGCGCTGAAGGCCGCCGGACTGACGCCGCAGAACGCCAACTAG
- a CDS encoding GntR family transcriptional regulator yields MHKLEITGQPREPDTPETLGFRPLYRQVKAIFVRRLMDGVWAPGAILPSEGQLAAEIGVSQGTVRKALDELAAENLVVRRQGRGTFVAEHDERRILFQFFKLAPDQGAPRFPDSVVLSVTTTFADEAERAALDLAEGAVVIRIRRQRSFDGAPLIVETVSLPQLLFPGLENGPIPNNLYSLYAGHYGITIANARERLKAVALSAEDAAALGASAGEPALQIDRIALSLDGTPVEHRLSLCLTQEVHYLSDLR; encoded by the coding sequence GTGCACAAGCTCGAAATCACAGGGCAGCCTCGCGAGCCCGATACACCGGAGACGCTGGGCTTCCGGCCGCTCTACCGCCAGGTGAAGGCGATCTTCGTGCGCAGGCTTATGGACGGTGTCTGGGCCCCCGGCGCGATTCTGCCGAGCGAGGGACAGCTTGCCGCCGAGATCGGCGTCAGCCAGGGCACGGTGCGCAAGGCGCTCGACGAGCTTGCCGCCGAGAACCTCGTCGTGCGGCGCCAGGGGCGTGGCACCTTCGTCGCCGAGCATGACGAGCGCCGCATCCTGTTCCAGTTCTTCAAGCTGGCGCCGGACCAGGGGGCGCCGCGTTTTCCCGACAGCGTCGTGCTCTCGGTGACGACTACTTTCGCCGACGAAGCCGAGCGCGCAGCTCTCGACCTCGCCGAGGGCGCCGTCGTCATTCGCATCCGGCGGCAGCGCTCCTTCGACGGTGCGCCGCTGATCGTCGAGACGGTCAGCCTGCCGCAGCTGCTCTTCCCGGGGCTGGAGAACGGGCCGATCCCGAACAATCTCTACAGCCTGTATGCGGGGCACTACGGCATCACCATCGCCAATGCGCGCGAGCGGCTGAAGGCGGTGGCGCTCTCGGCGGAGGATGCTGCAGCGCTCGGAGCTTCGGCTGGCGAACCGGCCCTGCAGATCGACCGTATCGCCTTGTCGCTCGACGGCACGCCCGTCGAGCACAGGCTCAGCCTGTGTCTGACCCAGGAGGTTCACTACCTGTCGGACCTGCGCTGA
- a CDS encoding UxaA family hydrolase: MSKPHLLVHEKKDTVGVVVVEGLKAGTDMLCVVTHDNSDFRLAAKMDIPIGHKVALKDIKKGDTIWKYGQDIGKAVADVGKGEHLHVHNAKTKRW, encoded by the coding sequence ATGAGCAAGCCGCATCTGCTGGTGCATGAGAAGAAGGACACGGTCGGTGTCGTCGTCGTCGAGGGCCTGAAGGCCGGGACCGACATGCTCTGTGTCGTCACGCACGACAATTCGGACTTCCGCCTCGCCGCCAAGATGGACATCCCGATCGGCCACAAGGTCGCGCTCAAGGACATCAAGAAGGGCGATACGATCTGGAAATACGGCCAGGACATCGGCAAGGCCGTCGCTGACGTGGGCAAGGGCGAGCACCTCCACGTCCACAACGCCAAGACCAAGCGCTGGTGA
- a CDS encoding UxaA family hydrolase has translation MGWRRENDRVGVRNHVLLLPLDDLSNAACEAVANNIKGTLAIPHAYGRLQFGEDLDIHFRTLIGTGSNPNVAAVIVIGIEDGWTKRVVDGIAKTGKPVVGFGIEGHGDIATIAKASYVAKEFVQWATELQRVKCGIEELWVSTKCGESDTTTGLSSCPTVGNMYDKWIPRGVYGVFGETSEITGAEHLCKARAATPEVGERWYKMWKAYQDDVIEAHKTDDLSDSQPTKGNIAGGLTTIEEKALGNLEKIGRECKFIDILEPAQAPEKGPGLYYMDTSSAAAECVTLMAAGGYVVHTFPTGQGNVIGNPIVPVIKITGNPKTMRTMPEHIDVDVSGILRRDLTIPQAGDALIENIVRTANGRLTAAEALGHREFSMTKLYRSA, from the coding sequence ATGGGCTGGCGCCGCGAGAACGATCGCGTCGGCGTGCGCAACCATGTGCTGCTGCTGCCGCTCGACGATCTGTCCAACGCCGCCTGCGAAGCCGTCGCCAACAACATCAAGGGCACGCTGGCGATCCCGCATGCCTATGGCCGCCTGCAGTTCGGCGAGGATTTGGATATCCATTTCCGCACCCTGATCGGCACCGGCTCGAACCCGAACGTCGCTGCCGTCATCGTCATCGGCATCGAGGACGGCTGGACCAAGCGCGTCGTCGACGGCATCGCCAAGACCGGCAAGCCGGTGGTCGGCTTCGGCATCGAGGGCCATGGCGACATCGCCACCATCGCCAAGGCTTCTTATGTCGCCAAGGAGTTCGTGCAGTGGGCGACCGAGCTCCAGCGCGTGAAATGCGGCATCGAGGAGCTCTGGGTCTCGACCAAGTGCGGTGAATCGGACACCACCACGGGCCTGTCTTCCTGCCCGACGGTCGGCAACATGTACGACAAGTGGATCCCGCGCGGCGTCTACGGCGTCTTCGGCGAGACCTCCGAGATCACTGGCGCCGAGCATCTCTGCAAGGCCCGCGCCGCGACGCCGGAGGTCGGCGAGCGCTGGTACAAGATGTGGAAGGCCTATCAGGACGACGTCATCGAGGCCCACAAGACCGACGACCTCTCCGATTCGCAGCCGACCAAGGGCAACATCGCCGGCGGCCTGACCACGATCGAGGAGAAGGCGCTCGGCAACCTCGAGAAGATCGGCCGCGAGTGCAAGTTCATCGACATCCTGGAGCCGGCGCAGGCGCCGGAAAAGGGGCCGGGCCTCTACTATATGGACACCTCCTCGGCCGCGGCCGAGTGCGTGACCTTGATGGCGGCGGGCGGCTATGTCGTGCACACCTTCCCGACCGGACAGGGCAACGTCATCGGCAATCCGATCGTCCCGGTCATCAAGATCACCGGTAACCCGAAGACCATGCGCACCATGCCCGAGCACATCGACGTCGACGTCTCCGGCATCCTGCGCCGCGACCTCACCATCCCGCAGGCCGGCGACGCGTTGATCGAGAACATCGTGCGCACCGCGAATGGCCGCCTCACGGCAGCCGAAGCGCTCGGC